In Calliopsis andreniformis isolate RMS-2024a chromosome 8, iyCalAndr_principal, whole genome shotgun sequence, one DNA window encodes the following:
- the LOC143182564 gene encoding uncharacterized protein LOC143182564: protein MIGIRRYPNTLREKNDQLVHILLYQNTADINHNQKLIYRNVYKDHRSRCISFNRYATDTYYEKFAKERVIETKKIVKQILLTLIYYLITIFPSMRLNYHILDTIISRNIFALAVRTRSRLH, encoded by the coding sequence ATGATAGGCATCAGAAGATATCCAAATACACTTAGAGAAAAAAATGATCAATTAGTACATATTTTGCTATATCAAAATACTGCGGATATTAATCACAATCAAAAACTAATATATCGTAACGTCTATAAAGATCATCGATCAAGATGTATCTCATTTAACCGTTATGCCACAGATACATATTACGAGAAATTTGCGAAAGAAAGGGTTATAGAGActaaaaaaatagtaaaacaGATTCTCCTAACTTTAATATATTACCTTatcacaatttttccatcgatgCGACTAAATTACCACATTTTAGACACAATAATATCGCGTAACATTTTTGCACTCGCAGTTCGAACAAGAAGCCGGTTGCACTAA